The Amycolatopsis sp. NBC_01480 genome segment TGCTTTTCGGTGCGGTGCCGGCTTCGGCCGCCACCGGGCGCAGAGTGATCGTTTACTACCAGACCATCTACGACGGCAGCACCTACGTCTCGCCGCTGGCGCTGACGCAGAACAACTCCGGCGTGACCGACGTGGTCGTCGGCGCGATCCACCTCAACGACGGCGGCGTCGTGCACCTCAACGACGATCCGCCGGACGCGGCCAAGTTCACGCAGATGTGGCAGGACCTGGGCACGCTCCGCAGCCAGGGCGTGCACACGCTCGCCTTCGTCGGCGGCGCGGCGCAGGGCAGCTTCCAGAAGCTCGAGAACGACTTCGACACCTACTACCCGGTGCTGCGCAAGCTGATCCAGGACTACTCGCTCTCGGGCATCGACCTCGACGTCGAGGAGCAGATGTCCAATGCGGCGATGAACCGCCTGATCGACGCCCTGCGCGCGGACTTCGGCGCGGACTTCCTGATCACCCTCGCGCCGGTGGCCACCGAGCTGAGCGGCGGCGGCGGGCTGTCCGGGATGGATTACGACCAGCTCTACCGCGACCGCGGCGCGCAGAT includes the following:
- a CDS encoding glycosyl hydrolase family 18 protein, producing the protein MKKIAAAGLAVLLVLFGAVPASAATGRRVIVYYQTIYDGSTYVSPLALTQNNSGVTDVVVGAIHLNDGGVVHLNDDPPDAAKFTQMWQDLGTLRSQGVHTLAFVGGAAQGSFQKLENDFDTYYPVLRKLIQDYSLSGIDLDVEEQMSNAAMNRLIDALRADFGADFLITLAPVATELSGGGGLSGMDYDQLYRDRGAQISWFNTQFYCGWGSLQDTSGYDGIISRGVVPASKVVAGTVTNPASCSGYVDMPTLQSTVGSLVQKYPDFGGIDGWEYFNSLPGGTGAPWQWAQQIAPTVKA